From the Malus domestica chromosome 17, GDT2T_hap1 genome, one window contains:
- the LOC103425824 gene encoding senescence-associated carboxylesterase 101-like: MLTTTTKTFTCKERHLPFSFPNLYKERRLPFWFQISQSIVVLKQIGKSSKMNNVISTAGLELAYLLVTSLLRQSWDAVQKQKIRTAADPNAQMALYDISETKHPNTTIISFLTPPVTLQDQQARIPSTTLKDTKFPLFEFLCNKGTPNFSVNELAINFFAVNFNILNQLLTNLVDISSNSDSLILITGHSFGGCVATLFTLWLLQSLDLSKVKRPLCITFGSPLIGDGNLRQCVLQFSKWSSCFLNVASINDPVPKVFLTASQASDYKPFGTFLLCSASGCSCFEDPNAILQLLVETSSQSAQIQGPNSGIQFFDYGQILSDLKLKAFSRDVFVLVEEDRFPLKAGIKTQLAAIFGVNSS; the protein is encoded by the exons ATGTTAACGACGACGACCAAGACTTTCACGTGTAAAGAAAGACACCTACCATTCTCGTTTCCAAATCTCTATAAAGAAAGACGCCTACCATTCTGGTTCCAAATCTCTCAATCTATTGTAGTTCTTAAGCAGATCGGCAAAAGCTCGAAGATGAACAACGT AATTAGCACTGCTGGGCTTGAACTAGCATATTTGCTGGTGACTTCTCTCTTGCGCCAGTCATGGGACGCGGTTCAGAAGCAAAAGATCCGCACAGCTGCTGATCCGAATGCACAAATGGCCTTATACGACATTAGTGAAACCAAGCACCCGAACACCACCATCATATCTTTTCTTACTCCACCCGTCACGCTTCAAGATCAACAAGCGAGGATTCCATCGACGActctcaaggacacaaaatttcCTCTCTTTGAGTTTTTGTGCAATAAAGGCACCCCAAATTTCTCCGTCAATGAATTGGCAATCAACTTCTTCGCCGTGAATTTCAACATCCTCAATCAGTTGCTAACAAAT CTGGTAGACATTAGCAGCAATTCCGACTCATTGATACTGATCACTGGACATTCTTTTGGAGGCTGTGTAGCTACCCTGTTCACCTTATGGCTGCTACAAAGCCTCGACTTGTCGAAAGTGAAACGCCCCCTTTGCATCACTTTCGGTTCCCCCTTGATCGGTGATGGAAATCTCCGACAATGTGTGTTGCAATTCTCAAAATGGAGTTCTTGCTTCTTGAATGTAGCCTCTATCAACGATCCTGTACCTAAAGTCTTCTTAACCGCTTCGCAAGCGAGTGACTATAAGCCTTTCGGAACATTCCTATTGTGCTCCGCTTCGGGTTGTTCTTGCTTTGAGGACCCTAATGCCATTTTGCAACTGTTGGTAGAAACCAGCTCTCAGAGTGCTCAAATTCAAGGTCCGAATTCGGGGATTCAGTTTTTCGATTACGGACAGATTTTGAGTGATCTCAAGCTGAAGGCATTTTCTAGAGATGTCTTTGTGTTGGTTGAAGAGG ATAGATTTCCACTTAAAGCTGGAATTAAAACACAATTAGCAGCAATATTTGGAGTTAATAGCTCATAG
- the LOC139187413 gene encoding senescence-associated carboxylesterase 101-like — protein sequence METQERQHANQKKQVYSSFGKLNEIKKYMAYMEWYKGHSKTMGIGYYDSYKNKGNTYDNDAEGLKNKLSRYWQDTVEEVERKPQEEEAAMRTGFLFAGTNCRRMIEPLHIADHYKGGKKDYIKERPRHFVLLERWFNEDEEKKKAEREKKERENPQLRSESKPNSKAKNVASSLNDDSCFWAHVEEALILCNKQASNPNIEFEQYVLNNLEKFAVTPDIFLAQSSYMQWWNEYKKRVGNDYSSPLAKVMKRHTYTKYAEGVSVLADI from the coding sequence ATGGAAACTCAAGAACGTCAGCACGCAAACCAGAAGAAGCAGGTTTACAGTTCTTTCGGGAAATTGAATGAGATTAAAAAGTACATGGCCTACATGGAATGGTACAAGGGGCATTCCAAAACCATGGGAATTGGATACTATGACAGCTATAAAAACAAGGGTAACACATATGACAATGATGCCGAAGGGTTGAAGAACAAGCTCTCTCGCTACTGGCAGGACACAGTTGAAGAAGTTGAGAGAAAGCCCCAGGAAGAAGAAGCCGCAATGCGTACTGGCTTTCTATTTGCTGGAACCAATTGCAGAAGGATGATCGAACCGCTTCACATTGCAGACCACTACAAGGGAGGTAAAAAAGATTACATAAAGGAAAGGCCTCGACATTTCGTTCTGTTGGAGCGATGGTTCAATGAAGACGAGGAAAAGAAgaaggcagagagagagaagaaagaaagggagAACCCCCAACTGCGCAGCGAAAGCAAGCCCAACTCAAAAGCAAAGAATGTGGCTTCTAGTCTGAATGATGATTCTTGTTTTTGGGCGCACGTCGAGGAAGCGCTTATCTTGTGCAACAAACAAGCGAGTAATCCAAATATCGAATTTGAGCAGTACGTGCTGAATAATCTCGAGAAGTTTGCAGTAACGCCTGACATTTTCTTGGCCCAAAGCAGCTACATGCAATGGTGGAACGAGTACAAAAAAAGGGTGGGAAATGACTATTCCTCACCACTCGCCAAGGTCATGAAGCGTCACACTTATACCAAGTATGCGGAGGGGGTCTCGGTTCTTGCTGATATCTAA
- the LOC103404585 gene encoding senescence-associated carboxylesterase 101-like isoform X2, giving the protein MNNQISSAGLELANVLVTSPPLHQSWDAVQKQKLQTAADPNAQMTLYISETKHSNTTIISFLTAPVEVQDPQAMISSTTLKDTNFLLFEFLCSKKTPSYFVNELAIKFFALNHTNLDLLRTKLVESSNSNSSILITGHSFGGCVATLFTLWLLQSLNLSKAKRPLCITFGSPLTGDEQLRQCVLQFSTWSSCFLNVASINDPVPKAFLTASQASDYKPFGTFLLCSASGGSCFEDPDAILQLLVETGSQSAQIQGPNLGFQYFDYGQILSDLKLKAFSRDVFELVEEDRVPLKAGIKTQLAAIFGVNSSQQQQPDINFGNLMQKMETQERNHAIQKTQVYSSFWKLNEIKKYMAYMEGYKKESKEMGIGYYDRYRNKRCLGDINAEEYKKKLSNYWEDTVAEVESNPQKEGAAMRTRFLFGGTNYRRMIEPLHIAEYYKEGGKDYIRERPRHFVLLEQWFNEDAEKKKPEREPKEKENPQLRGESKSNSKAKNVASSLNDDSCFWVHVEEAHILCNEQASNPNAKQMLMEFEQYVLNNLEKFAVTPDIFLAQSSYMQWWNEYEKRVGNDYSSPLAKVMKRHTYTKYAEGVSVLAVI; this is encoded by the exons ATGAACAACCA AATTAGCAGTGCGGGGCTTGAACTAGCAAATGTGCTGGTGACTTCTCCTCCCCTGCACCAGTCATGGGACGCGGTTCAAAAGCAAAAGCTCCAGACAGCTGCTGATCCGAATGCACAAATGACCTTATACATTAGTGAAACCAAGCACTCAAACACCACCATCATATCTTTTCTTACTGCACCAGTAGAGGTTCAAGATCCACAAGCGATGATTTCATCGACGACTCTCAAGGACAcaaattttcttctctttgagTTTTTGTGCAGCAAAAAAACACCAAGTTACTTCGTCAATGAATTGGCAATCAAATTCTTCGCCTTGAATCACACCAACCTCGATCTTTTGCGAACAAAG CTGGTAGAAAGCAGCAATTCCAACTCATCGATACTTATCACTGGACATTCTTTTGGAGGCTGTGTGGCTACCCTTTTCACCTTATGGCTGCTACAAAGCCTCAACTTGTCGAAAGCGAAGCGTCCCCTTTGCATCACTTTCGGTTCACCCTTGACCGGTGACGAACAACTCCGACAATGTGTGTTGCAATTCTCAACATGGAGTTCTTGCTTCTTGAATGTAGCCTCTATCAACGATCCTGTACCTAAAGCCTTCCTAACCGCTTCGCAAGCGAGTGATTACAAGCCTTTCGGAACATTCCTATTGTGCTCCGCTTCGGGTGGTTCTTGCTTTGAGGACCCAGATGCCATTTTGCAACTGTTGGTGGAAACCGGCTCTCAGAGTGCTCAAATTCAAGGTCCGAATTTGGGGTTTCAGTATTTCGATTACGGACAGATTTTGAGTGATCTCAAGCTGAAGGCATTTTCTAGAGATGTCTTTGAGTTGGTTGAAGAGGATAGAGTTCCACTTAAAGCTGGAATTAAAACACAATTGGCAGCAATATTTGGAGTTAATAGCTCACAG CAGCAGCAACCCGACATAAATTTCGGCAATCTGATGCAAAAGATGGAAACTCAAGAACGTAACCACGCAATCCAGAAGACGCAGGTTTACAGTTCTTTCTGGAAATTGAATGAGATTAAAAAGTACATGGCCTACATGGAAGGGTACAAGAAGGAGTCCAAAGAGATGGGAATTGGATACTATGACAGGTACAGAAACAAGCGTTGCTTGGGTGACATTAATGCCGAAGAGTACAAGAAGAAGCTCTCTAATTACTGGGAGGACACGGTTGCAGAAGTTGAGAGCAATCCCCAGAAAGAAGGAGCCGCAATGCGTACTCGTTTCCTATTTGGTGGAACGAATTACAGAAGGATGATCGAACCGCTTCACATTGCAGAGTACTACAAGGAAGGTGGAAAAGATTACATAAGGGAAAGGCCTCGACATTTCGTTCTGTTGGAGCAATGGTTCAATGAAGACGCGGAAAAGAAGAAGCCAGAGAGGGAGCCGAAAGAAAAGGAGAACCCCCAACTGCGTGGCGAAAGCAAGTCGAACTCAAAAGCGAAGAATGTGGCTTCAAGTCTGAATGATGATTCTTGTTTTTGGGTGCATGTCGAGGAAGCGCATATCTTATGCAATGAACAAGCGAGTAATCCAAATGCCAAGCAAATGCTGATGGAATTTGAGCAGTACGTGCTGAATAATCTCGAGAAGTTTGCAGTGACGCCTGATATTTTCTTGGCCCAAAGCAGTTACATGCAATGGTGGAACGAGTACGAAAAAAGGGTGGGAAATGACTATTCCTCACCACTCGCCAAGGTCATGAAGCGTCACACTTATACCAAGTATGCGGAGGGGGTCTCGGTTCTTGCTGTTATATAA
- the LOC103404585 gene encoding senescence-associated carboxylesterase 101-like isoform X1, whose translation MNNQISSAGLELANVLVTSPPLHQSWDAVQKQKLQTAADPNAQMTLYISETKHSNTTIISFLTAPVEVQDPQAMISSTTLKDTNFLLFEFLCSKKTPSYFVNELAIKFFALNHTNLDLLRTKLVESSNSNSSILITGHSFGGCVATLFTLWLLQSLNLSKAKRPLCITFGSPLTGDEQLRQCVLQFSTWSSCFLNVASINDPVPKAFLTASQASDYKPFGTFLLCSASGGSCFEDPDAILQLLVETGSQSAQIQGPNLGFQYFDYGQILSDLKLKAFSRDVFELVEEDRVPLKAGIKTQLAAIFGVNSSQSLQQQQPDINFGNLMQKMETQERNHAIQKTQVYSSFWKLNEIKKYMAYMEGYKKESKEMGIGYYDRYRNKRCLGDINAEEYKKKLSNYWEDTVAEVESNPQKEGAAMRTRFLFGGTNYRRMIEPLHIAEYYKEGGKDYIRERPRHFVLLEQWFNEDAEKKKPEREPKEKENPQLRGESKSNSKAKNVASSLNDDSCFWVHVEEAHILCNEQASNPNAKQMLMEFEQYVLNNLEKFAVTPDIFLAQSSYMQWWNEYEKRVGNDYSSPLAKVMKRHTYTKYAEGVSVLAVI comes from the exons ATGAACAACCA AATTAGCAGTGCGGGGCTTGAACTAGCAAATGTGCTGGTGACTTCTCCTCCCCTGCACCAGTCATGGGACGCGGTTCAAAAGCAAAAGCTCCAGACAGCTGCTGATCCGAATGCACAAATGACCTTATACATTAGTGAAACCAAGCACTCAAACACCACCATCATATCTTTTCTTACTGCACCAGTAGAGGTTCAAGATCCACAAGCGATGATTTCATCGACGACTCTCAAGGACAcaaattttcttctctttgagTTTTTGTGCAGCAAAAAAACACCAAGTTACTTCGTCAATGAATTGGCAATCAAATTCTTCGCCTTGAATCACACCAACCTCGATCTTTTGCGAACAAAG CTGGTAGAAAGCAGCAATTCCAACTCATCGATACTTATCACTGGACATTCTTTTGGAGGCTGTGTGGCTACCCTTTTCACCTTATGGCTGCTACAAAGCCTCAACTTGTCGAAAGCGAAGCGTCCCCTTTGCATCACTTTCGGTTCACCCTTGACCGGTGACGAACAACTCCGACAATGTGTGTTGCAATTCTCAACATGGAGTTCTTGCTTCTTGAATGTAGCCTCTATCAACGATCCTGTACCTAAAGCCTTCCTAACCGCTTCGCAAGCGAGTGATTACAAGCCTTTCGGAACATTCCTATTGTGCTCCGCTTCGGGTGGTTCTTGCTTTGAGGACCCAGATGCCATTTTGCAACTGTTGGTGGAAACCGGCTCTCAGAGTGCTCAAATTCAAGGTCCGAATTTGGGGTTTCAGTATTTCGATTACGGACAGATTTTGAGTGATCTCAAGCTGAAGGCATTTTCTAGAGATGTCTTTGAGTTGGTTGAAGAGGATAGAGTTCCACTTAAAGCTGGAATTAAAACACAATTGGCAGCAATATTTGGAGTTAATAGCTCACAG TCATTGCAGCAGCAGCAACCCGACATAAATTTCGGCAATCTGATGCAAAAGATGGAAACTCAAGAACGTAACCACGCAATCCAGAAGACGCAGGTTTACAGTTCTTTCTGGAAATTGAATGAGATTAAAAAGTACATGGCCTACATGGAAGGGTACAAGAAGGAGTCCAAAGAGATGGGAATTGGATACTATGACAGGTACAGAAACAAGCGTTGCTTGGGTGACATTAATGCCGAAGAGTACAAGAAGAAGCTCTCTAATTACTGGGAGGACACGGTTGCAGAAGTTGAGAGCAATCCCCAGAAAGAAGGAGCCGCAATGCGTACTCGTTTCCTATTTGGTGGAACGAATTACAGAAGGATGATCGAACCGCTTCACATTGCAGAGTACTACAAGGAAGGTGGAAAAGATTACATAAGGGAAAGGCCTCGACATTTCGTTCTGTTGGAGCAATGGTTCAATGAAGACGCGGAAAAGAAGAAGCCAGAGAGGGAGCCGAAAGAAAAGGAGAACCCCCAACTGCGTGGCGAAAGCAAGTCGAACTCAAAAGCGAAGAATGTGGCTTCAAGTCTGAATGATGATTCTTGTTTTTGGGTGCATGTCGAGGAAGCGCATATCTTATGCAATGAACAAGCGAGTAATCCAAATGCCAAGCAAATGCTGATGGAATTTGAGCAGTACGTGCTGAATAATCTCGAGAAGTTTGCAGTGACGCCTGATATTTTCTTGGCCCAAAGCAGTTACATGCAATGGTGGAACGAGTACGAAAAAAGGGTGGGAAATGACTATTCCTCACCACTCGCCAAGGTCATGAAGCGTCACACTTATACCAAGTATGCGGAGGGGGTCTCGGTTCTTGCTGTTATATAA
- the LOC103417055 gene encoding senescence-associated carboxylesterase 101-like, which translates to MNNQISSAGLELANLLVTSPPLHQSWDAVQKQKLQTVADPNAQMALYISETKHSNTTIISFLTSPVKVQDPQAMISSTTLKDTNFLLFEFLCSKKTPSFSVNELTINFFALNHTNLDLLRTKLVESSNSNSSILITGHSFGGCVATLFTLWLLQSLNLSKAKRPLCITFGSPLTGDEQLRQCVLQFSTWSSCFLNVASINDPVPKAFLTASQASNYKPFGTFLLCSASGGSCFDDPDAILQLVVDTGSQSAQIQGPNLGFQYFDYGQILNDLKLKAFSRDVFELVEEDRVPLKAGIKTQLAAIFGVNSSQSLQQQQPDINFGNLMQKMETQERNHAIQKTQVYSSFWKLNEIKKYMAYMEGYKKESKEMGIGYYDRYRNKRCLGDINAEEYKKKLSNYWEDTVAEVESNPQKEGAAMRTRFLFGGTNYRRMIEPLHIAEYYKEGGKDYIKERPRHFVLLEQWFNEDAEKQKPERGQKEKENPQLRGESKSNSKAKSVASSLNDDSCFWVHVEEAHILCNEQASNPNAKQMLMEFEQYVLNNLEKFAVTPDIFLAQSSYMQWWNEYEKWMGNDYSSPLAKVMKRHTYTKYAEGVSVLADI; encoded by the exons ATGAACAACCA AATTAGCAGTGCGGGGCTTGAACTAGCAAATTTGCTGGTGACTTCTCCTCCCCTGCACCAGTCATGGGACGCGGTTCAGAAGCAAAAGCTCCAGACAGTTGCTGATCCGAATGCACAAATGGCCTTATACATTAGTGAAACCAAGCACTCAAACACCACCATCATATCTTTTCTTACTTCACCAGTCAAGGTTCAAGATCCACAAGCGATGATTTCATCGACGACTCTCAAGGACAcaaattttcttctctttgagTTTTTGTGCAGCAAAAAAACCCCAAGTTTCTCCGTCAATGAATTGACAATCAACTTCTTCGCGTTGAATCACACCAACCTCGACCTTCTGCGAACAAAG CTGGTAGAAAGCAGCAATTCCAACTCATCGATACTTATCACTGGACATTCTTTTGGAGGCTGTGTAGCTACCCTTTTCACCTTATGGCTGCTACAAAGCCTCAACTTGTCGAAAGCGAAGCGTCCCCTTTGCATCACTTTCGGTTCACCCTTGACCGGTGACGAACAACTCCGACAATGTGTGTTGCAATTCTCAACTTGGAGTTCTTGCTTCTTGAATGTAGCCTCTATCAACGATCCTGTACCTAAAGCCTTCCTAACAGCTTCGCAAGCAAGCAATTACAAGCCTTTCGGAACATTCCTATTGTGCTCCGCTTCGGGTGGTTCTTGCTTTGACGACCCTGATGCCATTTTGCAACTGGTGGTGGACACCGGCTCTCAGAGTGCTCAAATTCAAGGTCCGAATTTGGGGTTTCAGTATTTTGATTACGGACAGATTTTGAATGATCTCAAGCTGAAGGCGTTTTCAAGAGATGTCTTTGAGTTGGTTGAAGAGGATAGAGTTCCACTTAAAGCTGGAATTAAAACACAATTGGCAGCAATATTTGGAGTTAATAGCTCACAG TCATTGCAGCAGCAACAACCCGACATAAATTTCGGCAATCTGATGCAAAAGATGGAAACTCAAGAACGTAACCACGCAATCCAGAAGACGCAGGTTTACAGTTCTTTCTGGAAATTGAATGAGATTAAAAAGTACATGGCCTACATGGAAGGGTACAAGAAGGAGTCCAAAGAGATGGGAATTGGATACTATGACAGGTACAGAAACAAGCGTTGCTTGGGTGACATTAATGCCGAAGAGTACAAGAAGAAGCTCTCGAATTACTGGGAGGACACGGTTGCGGAAGTTGAGAGCAATCCCCAGAAAGAAGGAGCCGCAATGCGTACTCGTTTCCTATTTGGTGGAACGAATTACAGAAGGATGATCGAACCGCTTCACATTGCAGAGTACTACAAGGAAGGTGGAAAAGATTACATTAAGGAAAGGCCTCGACATTTCGTTCTGTTGGAGCAATGGTTCAATGAAGACGCGGAAAAGCAGAAGCCAGAGAGAGGGCAGAAAGAAAAGGAGAACCCCCAACTGCGTGGCGAAAGCAAGTCGAACTCAAAAGCGAAGAGTGTGGCTTCAAGTCTGAATGATGATTCTTGTTTTTGGGTGCATGTCGAGGAAGCGCATATCTTATGCAATGAACAAGCGAGTAATCCAAATGCCAAGCAAATGCTGATGGAATTTGAGCAGTACGTGCTGAATAATCTCGAGAAGTTTGCAGTGACACCTGATATTTTCTTGGCCCAAAGCAGCTACATGCAATGGTGGAACGAGTACGAAAAATGGATGGGAAATGACTATTCCTCACCACTCGCCAAGGTCATGAAGCGTCACACTTATACCAAGTATGCGGAGGGGGTCTCGGTTCTTGCCGATATATAA
- the LOC103404587 gene encoding senescence-associated carboxylesterase 101-like: MNNQISSAGLELANVLVTSPPLHQSWDAVQKQKLQTAANLNAQMALYISETKHSNTTIISFLTSRVKVQDPQAMISSTTLKDRNFLLFEFLCSKKTPSFSVNELAIKFFALNHTDLNLLRSKLVESSNSNSSILITGQSFGGCVATLFTLWLLQSLNLSKAKRPLSITYGSPLTGDKQLRQCVLQFSTWSSCFLNVASINDPVPKAFLTASQASDYKPFGTFLLCSASGGSCLEDPDAILQEYLI, encoded by the exons ATGAACAACCA AATTAGCAGTGCGGGGCTTGAACTAGCAAATGTGCTGGTGACTTCTCCTCCCCTGCACCAGTCATGGGACGCGGTTCAGAAGCAAAAGCTCCAAACAGCTGCTAATCTGAATGCACAAATGGCCTTATACATTAGCGAAACCAAGCACTCAAACACCACCATCATATCTTTTCTAACTTCACGAGTCAAGGTTCAAGATCCACAAGCAATGATTTCGTCGACGACTCTGAAGGACAgaaattttcttctctttgagTTTTTGTGTAGCAAAAAAACCCCAAGTTTCTCCGTCAATGAATTGGCAATCAAATTCTTCGCCTTGAATCACACCGACCTCAATCTTCTGCGATCAAAG CTGGTAGAAAGCAGCAATTCCAACTCATCGATACTTATAACTGGACAGTCTTTTGGAGGCTGTGTAGCTACCCTTTTCACCTTATGGCTGCTACAAAGCCTCAACTTGTCGAAAGCGAAGCGTCCCCTTTCCATCACTTACGGTTCACCCTTGACCGGTGACAAACAACTCCGACAATGTGTGTTGCAATTCTCAACATGGAGTTCTTGCTTCTTGAATGTAGCCTCTATCAACGATCCTGTACCTAAAGCCTTCCTAACCGCTTCGCAAGCGAGTGATTACAAGCCCTTCGGAACATTCCTATTGTGCTCCGCTTCGGGTGGTTCTTGCCTTGAGGACCCTGATGCCATTTTGCAGgaatatttgatttga
- the LOC103404586 gene encoding senescence-associated carboxylesterase 101-like, with protein sequence MVTKECKQAIDKAKAYSSFLKLNENREYMASMEWYRKESKEMGIGYYDRYRNKRYLSDIMATDYKKKLSNYWEDTVAEVESNPQKEGAAMRTRFLFGGTNYRRMIEPLHIAEYYKEGGKDYIKERPRHFIMLEQWFNEDEEKKKAEREKKERENPQLRSDTKSNSKAKNVASSLNDDSCFWVHVEEALILYNEQASNPDAKQKLIDFEHYVLNNLEKFAVTLDIFLAQSSYMQWWNKYEKRVGNDYSSPLAKVMKRRTYTKYAEGVSVLADI encoded by the coding sequence ATGGTAACCAAAGAATGTAAACAAGCGATCGACAAGGCGAAGGCTTACAGTTCTTTCTTGAAATTGAATGAGAATAGAGAGTACATGGCCAGCATGGAATGGTACAGGAAGGAGTCCAAAGAGATGGGAATTGGATACTATGACAGGTACAGAAACAAGCGTTACTTAAGTGACATTATGGCCACAGATTACAAGAAGAAGCTCTCGAACTACTGGGAGGACACGGTTGCAGAAGTTGAGAGCAATCCCCAGAAAGAAGGAGCCGCAATGCGTACTCGTTTCCTATTTGGTGGAACGAATTACAGAAGGATGATCGAACCGCTTCACATTGCCGAGTACTACAAGGAAGGTGGAAAAGATTACATAAAGGAAAGGCCTCGACATTTCATTATGTTGGAGCAATGGTTCAATGAAGACGAGGAAAAGAAgaaggcagagagagagaagaaagaaagggagAACCCCCAACTGCGCAGCGATACCAAGTCGAACTCAAAAGCGAAGAATGTGGCTTCTAGTCTCAATGATGATTCTTGTTTTTGGGTGCACGTTGAGGAAGCGCTTATCTTGTACAATGAACAAGCGAGTAATCCAGATGCCAAGCAAAAGTTGATTGACTTTGAGCATTACGTGCTGAATAATCTCGAGAAGTTTGCAGTGACGCTTGATATTTTCTTGGCCCAAAGCAGCTACATGCAGTGGTGGAACAAGTACGAAAAAAGGGTGGGAAATGACTATTCCTCACCACTGGCCAAGGTCATGAAGCGTCGCACTTATACCAAGTATGCAGAGGGGGTCTCGGTTCTTGCTGATATATAA
- the LOC103404368 gene encoding peroxidase 63-like has product MMAFLIVLLTSLLALTTLPAAESQLYTNYYQKSCPGFAQIVQDTVTNKQITNPTTAAGTLRLFFHDCLHNGCDGSILLSSTPFNKAERDADINLSLPGDAFDVVVRAKTALELACPNTVSCADILAVATRDLVTMMGGPFYNVPLGRRDGRSSNASAVEGTLPRPAMTISQLIEVFGSRGFSVQETVALSGAHTIGFSHCSEFSSAIYNYSKSAQSDPNYNPRFASGLQQACADIKKNPTLSVFNDVMTPNKFDNVYFQNLPKGLGVLKSDHALFNDAKTRPFVELYANDQNRFFRDFAKAMEKLGVLGIQTGKRGEIRHRCDESNY; this is encoded by the coding sequence ATGATGGCATTCCTCATTGTCCTCCTCACATCTCTACTAGCTCTCACCACTCTCCCCGCCGCCGAATCCCAACTCTACACCAACTACTACCAAAAGTCGTGCCCGGGATTCGCCCAAATCGTCCAAGACACCGTCACCAACAAGCAGATAACGAACCCCACCACGGCCGCCGGCACCCTCCGCCTCTTCTTCCACGACTGCCTTCACAATGGCTGCGATGGCTCCATTCTCCTCTCCTCCACCCCCTTCAACAAGGCCGAGCGCGACGCCGACATCAACCTGTCCCTCCCCGGAGACGCCTTCGACGTCGTTGTCCGCGCCAAGACCGCCCTCGAGCTCGCCTGCCCCAACACCGTCTCCTGCGCTGACATCCTCGCCGTCGCCACCCGCGATCTCGTAACCATGATGGGCGGCCCCTTCTACAACGTCCCCCTCGGCCGCCGCGACGGCCGCTCCTCCAATGCCTCCGCCGTCGAAGGCACCCTCCCCCGCCCCGCCATGACCATCTCCCAGCTCATCGAGGTCTTCGGGTCCAGGGGCTTCTCCGTCCAGGAAACGGTCGCCCTCAGCGGGGCCCACACCATCGGGTTCTCCCACTGCAGCGAGTTCAGCTCGGCGATCTACAACTACAGCAAGTCGGCGCAGTCCGACCCGAATTACAACCCGAGATTCGCATCCGGGTTGCAGCAGGCCTGCGCGGATATCAAGAAGAACCCGACCCTCTCCGTCTTTAACGACGTTATGACGCCCAACAAATTCGACAATGTCTACTTCCAGAACTTGCCAAAGGGTCTGGGGGTTTTGAAATCGGACCACGCGCTGTTTAACGACGCCAAGACGCGGCCGTTTGTCGAGCTGTACGCCAACGACCAGAACCGCTTTTTTCGGGATTTTGCCAAGGCGATGGAGAAGCTCGGCGTGTTAGGGATTCAGACCGGAAAACGCGGAGAGATTAGGCACAGATGCGACGAGTCTAATTATTAG